Sequence from the Fragaria vesca subsp. vesca linkage group LG4, FraVesHawaii_1.0, whole genome shotgun sequence genome:
TTTTTCTTAGTTTTTTTTTATTTGTTTTCATATTCCAGAAATATTAGAAGAGGTAGTGGAATTCGATGATTTGGGTTGACCTTTATAAACTTAAAGAAGATTGAAGAGGGGAAACATACAAAAGTTTAATCTTTGTTGTTTCTGCTGACACTTAAGGATCTTATTGTTGTCGTTGACATTCAAGGATGATTGAGATGAAGAATTGATTATTAGTAAGGAGAAAGTGACGATGAATTTTTTCTCTAAGTTCTTAAAAATATAAAAGCCAAAAAATATAAATTGGAATAAGAAAACAAAGAAGAAGAAAAAAAAGAGAATTTAAGAGTAAATTTGTCTTCTTTTTTTTGTCTGAGGGTAAAATAGTCATCTTAATAGCTATATATACCAATCTTAGACCGGGATGAAAACATGAGATACCAATCTGATATTTTTAAAACTTGATATACCAAAGTTTATAAATAATGAAAATTCGTATACCATTCAGACGAATTTCTCTATAAGAATTTATGTACCAGATTCATGGCTAGGTCAGTAATTCAATTTGATTTGGGTGTGAAAAAAAAAGAGCGCAACAGCTGCACCTGCACTTCCTAAACCTGTTTGGAGACTTCAACATGATCAACAATTCAACATGGCCTAAGGGTTTACTGACTGTAAATTATAATTACTTTTCTTCTTTTAAGGACGGATTTGTTTTGCTCTCACCTATGGTAAATAGAAATTGGGGTTAAAGGACAACGCATCGAAGAATTTCAACATTTTGATAACCCCAGCTCTCTCTCTCAGAATCAGAGAAGCAAAGCGATGCCACAAGGTAGTAGCATCAGAGCCATCTGGATCCTCAACAGCCTCGACGCCGTCGTCTTCTCCAGGTACTCCTTTCTTCTCCTTATTCCACACTCTCTGATTCTATTCACAACTTGTTCTCCGCTTCAATTTCGACGTTTCTTTCTTCTGAAAACTAAACTCTATTTCCGATCAATTTCAATTTGTTCTGTGCCAAAATTCGATTTGGTTGTTTGTGATTGTGTTTCCGATGAGCTGAGTTGGTTTTGTGCCGCGCAGGAGGTTTCCGGTGGTTGAGAAGCGGTGGCGGGGAGCTTGCAAGACCGAGAAGGAGAGCTCTGGCGGCAATGACGCTGTGTTTCCTTTACTTCCTAGTGATTCCGAGCTAGCTGCTGCTTTTGTGGACAGAAAGAGAAGGTCAGATCAGCCAGCCTTTATCTTTTTGCTCTTGTTTCGATTTTTCGGATGTATCGAATTTATGAGGATGTATCTGTTAAGATTTGTATAGTTTCGCTTGTTTACAAATTGCATTATTTAAGCATCGTTCAACTGTGCGGGCGAGAGCGGTCGTGATCTTGATTAGCCTAGCTGATTGAATCATTCGGAATTTACCATGATAGCTCCGGTTTGGTTTGGGAAAAGTTGTTTGTGAGCTATGCCTTAATATAGACCGACTTAACTGACTGGCTGAATCATAAGAAATGTGCTAAAATAGCTATTTTTATGTTTGAACAAGTTAATTTGAGGTTTGCCTACATGCTCTTTCATCTCAAATTCACTCAGAGATTTGTAGTTTTGGGGTTATGGTTATTCACGATGATAACAAGTGACTTGGTCATTTAAACTTCTGTGACCCTGTTGGTTTTTTTTTTCTTAATAAAACATACTGCCCCCCTTCCCCTAATGGTTTTGGTAACTTTCTTTGTTTAACTGGCAATTTTTACTAATGTTTCTTTAATGTGCAGAGAAGGCTCTATTCGTGGGTGTGGAATACGTGTAAGTCAGTCAGCTAAAGGCTCAGATTCTTGGGTTGATGATCCAATTACACGTCATATAATTGGAGTTTACATGAGCAAAGAAGAGGGAGGGGATGTCAATAATGATATAAATAATTTGCTGTGGCCTTTAGTCTTGCACACAAAGGGCCAATTTTGCATCCTGGTATTGCCTTTGGTAGAGCCGAGGCATGTGAGGGCATATGCAAGATTATGTACTAGATCTGATTGTGGCAATGCTGTTGGTGTTGAGGACAGTATATCTTCCATTCTGCTTGATCTTCCGTCCATCACAGGGTATGGTAAGTTGCAGTGTTTTTCTTGAAGAATATCATGCTATTATATTTTTGAAGTATCCTCCATATTGTTCTCCCTCTTGCTTCACAACTTCTACTTTGTTTCTCCTTCCCCACAACATGAAACTGATGTTGGAAACAATTTGTGAACTTTTCAGCTTAGGAGTGTTCAGAAGCCACATTAAATTTATTGAAATGAAGTGTAGCGCTGATGTTTGCCTAAATCAATAACCTTTTCGTTAGTATGCTTGTGTTGGCTTTGAATTTGTGAGATGAAGTGCTTCCATTTATACTATTTTAGATTAATTTTTTATTCCTGAATATAGGACGGAATGGGCTTGAATGTTTGTGAAATGGGGTTTGACTGTGAAAACTGGCATGTATGAGTTTCTCCAAAGACATTACTAAGTTATTCTTGTTTTTCTTTTCTCTTAGGGCATTTATGGTGGCACATGCAATTGGTGACATAATAACTGGAGATGTGGTGGAACCTGAGGTAGTTGTCAGTGCATCTCCATCTGTAGGAGGTTTATTGGATTCGCTAACTGGCAGTATAGGAATATCAAGCATTTCCTCAAGAGCAAAACCTGTAGCTCCACCAGTTGCATCCTCAAACCCCACTAGCAGTGCAGTGACTGGAACTGTGACATCAGATGCTAACAAGACTGGTTCTAGGCCATTAGATAAAGATGTACTTCGAACTTTCATAAGTAGTTCAATGCCCTTTGGTTCGTACTTTTTATTATGGTATTTCTCATCTTGTTTTCTTTATTATCATTATCACTGTTGCCAATTAGTGAATCAGCTTGCAGAAACTTTTTTCTAGCTAGCTTCTCATGTGGTTGTGTATTGTACATACAGGAACACTGTTGGATTTGAGCTTCCCCAATATCATTGCCATTAAGGTTAATGGGTTTTCGTCATCAGATCTTCCTCCTTCAGACCTCAAGCAACCGGCATGGAAGCCTTACCTATACAAAGGAAGGCAGAGAATTCTATTCTCTATTCATGAGACTGTCCATGCTGCTATGTACGACCGAGATGAGATTCCAGATAGTATATCAATTTCTGGACAAATAAATTGCCGGGCAGAGTTAGAAGGATTACCTGATGTGTCCTTCCCTTTGATAGGGCTGAACTCAGATAAGATTGAAGTTTTATCATTTCATCCATGTGTGCAAGTTCCAGAACAAGGTGTTGATAAGCAGGCTGTGATGTTTTCACCACCATTAGGTAATTTTGCTCTAATGCGTTACCAAGCAATCTGTGGTATTGGTCCACCCATAAAGGGATTTTACCAATTGTCTATGGTATCCGAGGATAAAGGTGATTTTTTGTTCAAACTACGGCTAATGGATGGTTACAAATCTCCTCTCACAATGGAGTTTTGTACCGTAACTATGCCTTTTCCAAGGAGAAGAGTTGTATCTTTTGATGGGACTCCCTCGGTTGGAATAGTTTCAACTACAGAACACTCTGTTGAATGGAAGATTATAGTGGGTGGGCGGGGTCTTAGTGGGAAAAGTATCGAGGCAACTTTCCCGGGTAAAGTTCAGTTTGCACCATGGAAACCCCAAATATCACCTCCGTCTAGTTTGGCATTTGGAAGCATAACTGATGAAGATAGTGATATGGAGACAGATGGTAATAATTATAGTATGGTTAATGTAGAGGAGTTCTTAATGGAGAAAATGAGCAAGGATCTTCATCCTGCCAATCTGGAGGAGCCATTTTGCTGGCATGCATACAACTATGCCAAGGTATTTATTTTTATCTACTTTCTCAAATTTAGCATCACCTCAGCCTATAATTGGTTAAAAGGATTTGTGTACATTAGATTGTCTACAAATTCATTGAAGAGCTAAATTTAACTGAGGCATGGTCTGACTTGTGTTTACAGGTGTCCTTCAAAATTGTTGGAGCATCATTGTCTGGAATGTTAATTGATCAGAAATCTGTAAGTTGACTGTTGTGACTCCTTTAGTTTGGCTCTCATGGCATTACAGCGACCCAAAGATAAGCAAGAATAGTGGGGTTCTTGTTGCATTTGGTTTTCCTCATTATGGTTTTTCAATGCTGTATTACACCATATAATCTGAAGCTTCCTTTTTTTTTTTTTTAATAATTTACAAAGTAAAAGTTCTCCTTTATTTTTTTGGGTTTTGGTGGGGGGTGGGGGTGGAGGCATTCTCTATAGCATACATCAGAATTATCCAGTTTGTCAAATTCTATATATCAATATGCGCAGCCCACATCATCAGTTTTCATTTTATCTTTTGATCAACACTTAAACTGCATTGCATTTGATTGTAACCTGGAGCACTAATTTCTGGTGTCATATGCAGGTAAGCATTTATCCAGCTGTTAAAGCACCAGTGGAGTCCTCTACTCAGGTAGGTTTTTCCTCTATTATTGCTATATCCAAGCTTGACGTACTTTTGTGGCTTGTTAGAGAAAAGTTTGCACTGTAGTAGTGCTGACATGCACACCATGGAAATCTTCTCTAGAAAAGTTGATCATTTTTCATTTTTCTGAAATCAATGTTTATGTTATCTACTGTGTGGCATCTTTCTCTAGCAATTTATCCATTAGATACAGTACTTACAAAATATATTATTTGTAATTATGGTAATGCTACGTACTTTTATATCTTACTCAACCAAAGATTGGTCAGATCCTTGAAAGTAGTTTCATTCTATAAATGAACTTGAGTGTATCTGTACTTGTTGATCAATTTATTCATCTGTCTTTGTAAACAGGTTACTTCTGGGGAGTACATCCTGTGGAATACATTGGGTAGATGCCCATCTGCTGTACCAGTTACAAAAGTATAGGGGGAAGAGCTCAGGAATGTCAAGTGGGAATTTGGGGATAAGGGGGAAGCGCTCAGGATATTGGATCTCAGGAATGTCAAGGTGGGGATAAGGGGGAAGCGCTCTTATTGTCTGACTTACAGACAACATGTTTATCTCGTGTTAAAAGTCAGATGCATGATGAGAGGTACGAATTCTTGCTATTTATGAGCCAACCTCAGTTTGAAGAGATGAGAGATCAATTTAAGTTGTAATTCGTGATGAAATGGCCATCAGACATTAAAAAATTTCATGAGAGATCATCCATGTAACACCATTTGCGACTGTAAAATGAGAGGAAAATCTTCGGGGATTTGCTGGAAATTTGCTGATCGCTTGCGTCTCTTGATCGACTTTGCTATTGTCTATTATTTGATACCGTTGCTTTGAAATCTCTCCGAGTTTTTATTCCTTGAATTCGGCCTTTCAAAATCCATGATAACAGGTTCAAATGGCATTTGGACATAGAGTGAGGAGGTGGTCGATATGTTCAAATCATTGGTGTAAATTAAAACAAATTTCAAGAACGGTTTGATTAATTGATTGGGTAAAAACAAATACATGTGGAACATTTACAACATGGATTATATACTATTGGTTTTTTTTCTTTTCTTCCAAATACATGTACGCTCTTGGTTAAAATGACTTGAATCTGTTTCTAACTTTCCATCTCCTTTCTTCCCAAGTCACTGCCTCTTCTATTCTTCCAGGAAGCTTTTTGAAGAATGGTAGAGATCGTATGGCGCCCAAAGATGATCGGCGGTGCATGGTCTTGTAGAATCCAACCGCAGCCATGGCTTACCCTTCCCACTCCAATGAAGAAGACTAATGGGACCTGGGTGGAGTCTCCTACACCTTCCTTCAAAGTTGTCACCACCAAGTCCATGCTGGTTCCATCTGTGATCCACGGCCTTGATGTTCCCAGCCAAGACCAGTAAAAATGGCGGCAAAGACCCCAAATTGTATAGCCTCTTTCTCTTTTGCAGGGTCATCCACCCCTCTACTTTCTTTGTATACCCTCCTTTTCTCCATTTATCTACATCCATCACCATCACACCTGTGTTGAAATAACATGGCTTTCTTCCTCGGAACGTCTTTGACAAATCCGGGTCGGACCACAATGCATCTGTGAAGTATTGTGTGAAATTTGCTTGGCAATATTCTGGGGCGGCCACCACCCTGTCTTCCATGTCCACCCCCCACAGCTTTGCAATGTCATCGACCACAACAAGGTCTGAATCCAAGTAAATAACACGTCTCATATCACTTGGAAGAATATGAGCCAGGTAAATTCTCGCATAGTTCATAGGTTGATCCAGTGCTCGTCTTATGGACCTTGATATCTTCCCACGAACTCTGTTTGAACCAAAGGCGTAAGTCTT
This genomic interval carries:
- the LOC101301098 gene encoding uncharacterized protein LOC101301098; the protein is MPQGSSIRAIWILNSLDAVVFSRRFPVVEKRWRGACKTEKESSGGNDAVFPLLPSDSELAAAFVDRKRREGSIRGCGIRVSQSAKGSDSWVDDPITRHIIGVYMSKEEGGDVNNDINNLLWPLVLHTKGQFCILVLPLVEPRHVRAYARLCTRSDCGNAVGVEDSISSILLDLPSITGAFMVAHAIGDIITGDVVEPEVVVSASPSVGGLLDSLTGSIGISSISSRAKPVAPPVASSNPTSSAVTGTVTSDANKTGSRPLDKDVLRTFISSSMPFGTLLDLSFPNIIAIKVNGFSSSDLPPSDLKQPAWKPYLYKGRQRILFSIHETVHAAMYDRDEIPDSISISGQINCRAELEGLPDVSFPLIGLNSDKIEVLSFHPCVQVPEQGVDKQAVMFSPPLGNFALMRYQAICGIGPPIKGFYQLSMVSEDKGDFLFKLRLMDGYKSPLTMEFCTVTMPFPRRRVVSFDGTPSVGIVSTTEHSVEWKIIVGGRGLSGKSIEATFPGKVQFAPWKPQISPPSSLAFGSITDEDSDMETDGNNYSMVNVEEFLMEKMSKDLHPANLEEPFCWHAYNYAKVSFKIVGASLSGMLIDQKSVSIYPAVKAPVESSTQVTSGEYILWNTLGRCPSAVPVTKV
- the LOC101297136 gene encoding probable galacturonosyltransferase-like 4-like, which translates into the protein MALWAASSPHLLLLGLLSILLLHPNVGIRLGIVLRPSPVIPNFREAPGFQNGDQCGSGNTDDIHVAMTLDANYIQGTMAAVFSLLQHSTCPENLKFHFLSARAEPELFSRIKSTFPYLSFKTYAFGSNRVRGKISRSIRRALDQPMNYARIYLAHILPSDMRRVIYLDSDLVVVDDIAKLWGVDMEDRVVAAPEYCQANFTQYFTDALWSDPDLSKTFRGRKPCYFNTGVMVMDVDKWRKGGYTKKVEGWMTLQKRKRLYNLGSLPPFLLVLAGNIKAVDHRWNQHGLGGDNFEGRCRRLHPGPISLLHWSGKGKPWLRLDSTRPCTADHLWAPYDLYHSSKSFLEE